Proteins encoded by one window of Gordonia jinghuaiqii:
- a CDS encoding acyl-ACP desaturase, translating into MNALTEDDLIIALEKALPEIAEEHNAAASPWNPHDWVPWDDGRNFAFLGGDDFDPSQATLSDEARAGLLALLLTKDNLPSYHRVLAKHFPAFSDWRQLVGVWTAEDNRHAIVLRDYLVVRRAIDPVDAEERRRIHVTKGYRQTTEQVEVLGPLDVLALMAVHENQCVQFIKRLAAVAGDDVLVEILSKISADDQQQASTFGAFLNAGIIADQDATVVAIDAALAVGRAEAIGHDVDDFDDERALIADYENEETWAAIAATLADAVKLDSIAGLGEEAEAARQRILARARG; encoded by the coding sequence ATGAACGCCCTCACTGAAGACGACCTGATCATCGCGCTCGAGAAGGCTCTTCCCGAGATCGCCGAAGAGCACAACGCGGCCGCCAGCCCGTGGAACCCGCACGACTGGGTGCCGTGGGACGACGGACGCAACTTCGCGTTCCTGGGCGGTGACGACTTCGATCCGTCACAGGCCACGCTGTCCGACGAGGCGCGCGCCGGGCTGCTCGCCCTGCTGCTGACCAAGGACAACCTGCCGTCGTACCACCGTGTGCTGGCCAAGCACTTCCCGGCCTTCTCCGACTGGCGGCAGCTGGTCGGCGTCTGGACCGCCGAGGACAACCGGCACGCGATCGTGCTGCGCGACTACCTCGTGGTCCGTCGCGCGATCGATCCGGTGGACGCCGAGGAGCGTCGTCGAATCCACGTCACCAAGGGCTACCGGCAGACCACCGAGCAGGTCGAGGTTCTCGGACCGCTCGATGTCCTCGCGTTGATGGCCGTTCACGAGAACCAGTGCGTGCAGTTCATCAAGCGGCTCGCGGCGGTCGCCGGCGACGATGTCCTCGTCGAGATCCTCTCCAAGATCTCCGCCGACGACCAGCAGCAGGCCTCCACCTTCGGCGCGTTCCTCAACGCCGGGATCATCGCCGACCAGGACGCCACCGTCGTCGCGATCGACGCGGCCCTGGCGGTCGGGCGTGCGGAGGCGATCGGTCACGACGTCGACGACTTCGACGACGAGCGAGCACTCATCGCCGACTACGAGAACGAGGAGACCTGGGCGGCGATCGCGGCCACGCTCGCCGACGCGGTCAAGCTCGACAGCATCGCAGGGCTCGGCGAGGAGGCCGAGGCGGCGCGTCAGCGCATCCTCGCACGCGCCCGCGGCTGA
- a CDS encoding PhoH family protein, with translation MTTRTYVLDTSVLLSDPWAVMRFAEHHVVLPLVVISELEGKRHHHELGWFAREALRMLDDMRLEHGRLDLPLAIGDDGGTLQVELNHTDPAVLPAGFRTDTNDSRILACALNLRAEGKDVTLVSKDTPLRVKAGAVGLAADEYHAQDVVVSGWSGMTELDVETAVIDTMFAEGVVDVDDARELPCHTGIRLLSASSSALGRVNADKRVQLVRGDREAFGLHGRSAEQRVALDLLLDDSVGIVSLGGKAGTGKSALALCAGLEAVLERRTQRKVVVFRPLYAVGGQQLGYLPGSEADKMGPWAQAVFDTLEGLASPEVIEEVLSRGMLEVLPLTHIRGRSLHDSFVIVDEAQSLERNVLLTVLSRLGSGSRVVLTHDVAQRDNLRVGRHDGVAAVIEKLKGHPLFAHITLTRSERSPIAALVTEMLEEFGPGAPGA, from the coding sequence GTGACCACACGCACCTACGTCCTCGATACCTCCGTGCTGCTGTCCGACCCCTGGGCGGTCATGCGGTTCGCCGAACACCACGTCGTGTTGCCACTGGTGGTCATCAGCGAACTCGAGGGCAAACGTCACCACCACGAACTCGGCTGGTTCGCGCGTGAGGCGTTGCGCATGCTCGACGACATGCGACTCGAACACGGCCGTCTCGACCTGCCGCTCGCCATCGGCGATGACGGCGGAACCCTGCAGGTCGAGCTCAACCACACCGACCCCGCGGTTCTGCCCGCCGGATTCCGCACCGACACCAACGATTCCCGCATCCTGGCGTGCGCCCTGAACCTGCGCGCCGAGGGCAAGGACGTGACCCTGGTGTCCAAGGACACCCCGTTGCGGGTCAAGGCCGGTGCCGTCGGTCTGGCCGCCGACGAGTACCACGCGCAGGACGTCGTGGTGTCGGGGTGGTCGGGCATGACCGAACTCGACGTCGAGACAGCCGTGATCGACACCATGTTCGCCGAGGGCGTCGTGGACGTCGACGACGCGCGAGAACTGCCGTGCCACACGGGGATCAGGCTCCTCAGTGCCTCCTCCAGCGCATTGGGCAGGGTGAACGCGGACAAGCGCGTGCAGCTGGTGCGCGGCGACCGCGAGGCCTTCGGGCTGCACGGCCGTTCCGCGGAGCAGCGCGTGGCCCTCGACCTGTTGCTCGACGACAGCGTCGGCATCGTCTCGCTCGGCGGCAAGGCAGGTACCGGCAAGTCCGCACTCGCCCTGTGTGCCGGGCTGGAAGCCGTCCTGGAGCGGCGTACCCAACGCAAGGTGGTCGTGTTCCGGCCGCTGTATGCCGTCGGCGGTCAGCAGCTCGGTTACCTGCCGGGCAGCGAGGCCGACAAGATGGGTCCGTGGGCGCAGGCGGTGTTCGACACCCTCGAGGGTCTGGCGTCACCGGAGGTCATCGAGGAGGTGTTGAGCCGCGGCATGCTCGAGGTGCTGCCGCTGACGCACATCCGCGGCCGGTCGTTGCACGACTCCTTCGTCATCGTCGACGAGGCGCAGTCGCTGGAGCGCAACGTGCTGCTCACGGTTCTCTCTCGACTGGGTTCGGGGTCACGGGTGGTGCTGACGCACGATGTCGCACAGCGCGACAACCTCCGCGTCGGCCGGCACGACGGCGTGGCCGCGGTCATCGAGAAGCTCAAGGGCCACCCGCTGTTCGCGCACATCACTCTCACCCGGAGCGAGCGGTCGCCGATCGCGGCGTTGGTGACGGAGATGCTGGAGGAGTTCGGGCCCGGCGCGCCGGGAGCGTAG
- a CDS encoding L,D-transpeptidase family protein, whose translation MRLLGLLVIAVLAACAGGAGQSFAAPGTTTPTTPTTPAPPSGSNPGSGIPMLDEILDQLAGGSGSAEGNGGAGAPGAPTNQMIVVTAPRATDTTASLTAFERGTDGSWKPVIGPTKAFLGSLGMGEPKDNVHRTPQGTFALDQAFGREANPGTKMPYLKVDQQDWWDSDMKSPTYNTHVRQPQSPGGDSENLYNSGPVYDYAVNIAHNPERTPGKASAMFLHVTNDQPTMGCVAIERELMKQILVWLDPAKNPKITIGVNQGAPTGEAPGATPQTAPGATPPTSEIPGGDALTGLLTQLVGVVPSLFGLGVPAGR comes from the coding sequence ATGAGACTATTGGGACTACTGGTGATTGCGGTGCTGGCCGCATGCGCTGGTGGCGCCGGCCAGTCGTTTGCTGCGCCGGGGACGACTACACCCACCACACCGACCACGCCGGCGCCGCCGAGTGGGAGCAACCCGGGATCGGGCATCCCGATGCTCGACGAGATCCTCGACCAGCTGGCAGGCGGGTCGGGCTCCGCCGAGGGCAACGGTGGTGCCGGCGCGCCGGGTGCGCCGACGAACCAGATGATCGTGGTGACCGCACCCCGGGCCACCGACACAACGGCATCGCTGACGGCATTCGAACGCGGAACCGACGGGAGCTGGAAGCCCGTCATCGGACCGACGAAGGCCTTCCTCGGTTCGTTGGGCATGGGTGAGCCGAAGGACAACGTCCACCGCACTCCGCAGGGCACTTTCGCGCTCGATCAGGCATTCGGCCGCGAGGCCAATCCGGGCACCAAGATGCCCTACCTCAAGGTCGACCAGCAGGACTGGTGGGACTCCGACATGAAGTCGCCCACCTACAACACGCATGTGCGCCAGCCGCAGAGCCCCGGCGGCGACAGTGAGAACCTCTACAACTCGGGGCCGGTCTACGACTACGCGGTCAACATCGCGCACAATCCCGAGCGCACTCCGGGCAAGGCGTCGGCGATGTTCCTGCATGTCACCAACGACCAGCCGACGATGGGATGCGTCGCCATCGAACGGGAGCTGATGAAGCAGATCCTGGTCTGGCTCGATCCGGCCAAGAATCCGAAGATCACCATCGGCGTCAATCAAGGTGCGCCGACGGGGGAGGCACCCGGAGCGACCCCTCAAACCGCTCCGGGCGCCACTCCGCCCACGTCAGAGATCCCCGGCGGGGACGCGCTGACCGGGTTGCTCACGCAGCTGGTCGGCGTGGTGCCCTCGCTCTTCGGTCTCGGCGTACCAGCAGGCCGCTGA
- a CDS encoding universal stress protein produces MTTSTIVGVDGSATARAAARWAARDAELHHSPIELVASACPSADVTADDPHHFDPLLTRCERALSEARRAVEESLDAPGATPIVTRVVTPPPIPALLDASTMARMIVVGNRGHMAGHRVALGSVTAALAEYRRCPLTVVRQGTSATLTSSTVVVGVDGSQAGRVAAAAAFEEAATRNVPVTVVHAWSDDDLAELSAAYGFADWRAHRARASAWLDDELVGLGADYPEVTVRCAVVRDRPARALLDHAQAAQLLVVGARGRGGFERMLLGSTSSRVLQSARCPVMIVPDEH; encoded by the coding sequence TTGACCACGTCCACGATCGTCGGAGTCGACGGATCTGCCACCGCTCGCGCGGCGGCACGGTGGGCTGCGCGCGATGCCGAACTGCACCACTCACCCATCGAGCTGGTGGCCTCGGCGTGCCCGTCGGCGGATGTCACCGCCGACGACCCGCACCACTTCGACCCCCTCCTGACCAGATGTGAACGCGCACTGTCGGAGGCCCGCCGAGCCGTCGAGGAGTCCCTCGACGCCCCCGGGGCGACACCGATCGTGACCAGGGTCGTGACCCCGCCGCCGATTCCCGCCCTCCTCGACGCCTCGACCATGGCGAGGATGATCGTGGTCGGCAACCGAGGACACATGGCAGGTCATCGCGTCGCGCTCGGTTCGGTCACCGCGGCGCTGGCCGAGTATCGCCGGTGCCCGCTGACCGTCGTACGCCAGGGGACGTCGGCGACCCTGACGTCGTCCACGGTCGTGGTCGGCGTCGACGGGTCGCAGGCCGGCCGGGTCGCGGCTGCGGCCGCCTTCGAGGAAGCCGCCACCCGGAATGTGCCGGTCACCGTCGTGCACGCCTGGTCCGACGATGACCTCGCCGAACTCTCGGCCGCATACGGTTTCGCCGACTGGCGGGCCCACCGGGCGCGCGCCTCCGCATGGCTGGACGACGAACTCGTCGGCCTCGGTGCGGACTATCCCGAGGTCACCGTGCGGTGTGCAGTGGTCCGTGACCGTCCCGCTCGCGCCCTGCTCGACCACGCCCAGGCGGCGCAATTGCTGGTGGTCGGGGCCCGCGGGCGCGGAGGTTTCGAGCGCATGCTCCTCGGTTCGACGAGCTCGCGCGTACTGCAGTCGGCACGATGCCCGGTGATGATCGTCCCCGACGAGCACTGA
- a CDS encoding response regulator, whose translation MTSVFLVDDHEIVRRGLVDLLDSSPGIEIVGEAGNCSEARVRIPVVRPDVAVLDVRLPDGNGVELCRELLERVDGLRCLMLTSLTDDEAMMNAILAGASGYVIKDITGMELARAIAEVGAGRSLLDNRAAAALMDRLRAQQEEPEGPGDGLSEQERTLLALLGEGLTNRQIAARMHLAEKTVKNYVSRLLGKLGMGSRTQAAVYATRAASHRRRR comes from the coding sequence ATGACTTCCGTGTTTCTGGTCGACGACCACGAAATAGTCCGGCGGGGGCTGGTCGACCTGCTCGACTCCTCTCCCGGCATCGAGATAGTCGGGGAAGCGGGCAACTGTTCGGAGGCGCGCGTCCGGATACCCGTCGTACGACCCGACGTCGCCGTGCTCGACGTTCGTCTTCCCGACGGCAACGGAGTCGAACTCTGCCGCGAGTTGCTGGAACGGGTCGACGGACTGCGCTGTCTGATGCTGACCTCACTCACCGACGACGAGGCGATGATGAACGCCATCCTGGCCGGCGCCAGCGGTTACGTCATCAAGGACATCACCGGCATGGAACTCGCTCGGGCCATCGCCGAGGTCGGTGCAGGCCGGTCCCTGCTGGACAATCGCGCCGCTGCAGCACTCATGGACCGGCTCCGCGCTCAGCAGGAAGAACCGGAAGGACCCGGTGACGGACTCAGCGAGCAGGAGAGGACCCTCCTGGCGCTTCTCGGTGAGGGCCTGACGAATCGGCAGATCGCAGCCCGGATGCACCTCGCCGAGAAGACTGTGAAGAACTATGTGTCGCGACTTCTGGGAAAGCTCGGCATGGGTAGCCGCACCCAGGCCGCCGTTTACGCCACACGGGCCGCGAGCCACCGCCGGAGGCGGTGA